Proteins from one Polynucleobacter wuianus genomic window:
- a CDS encoding gamma carbonic anhydrase family protein, which produces MAIYELDGNAPQLAEGAWVAESAEVIGKVELHRSANIWPKVVIRGDNDLIQVGEGSNVQDASVLHTDPGYPLLIGKNVTVGHQVMLHGCSIGDGSLIGIGAVILNGARIGKHCLVGAGALVTEGKEFPDGSMIIGSPAKAVKELSPEQIAGIGQIAGRYVKNAQRYIQTLKKIS; this is translated from the coding sequence ATGGCTATATATGAACTAGACGGAAACGCCCCTCAATTAGCAGAGGGCGCTTGGGTTGCCGAAAGCGCAGAAGTGATTGGCAAGGTTGAACTTCATCGAAGCGCAAATATCTGGCCCAAGGTAGTTATCCGTGGTGATAACGATCTTATTCAAGTTGGTGAGGGTAGCAATGTCCAAGATGCATCTGTTCTCCATACTGATCCTGGTTATCCGCTTTTGATCGGCAAGAATGTCACCGTTGGACATCAAGTAATGCTCCATGGTTGCAGTATTGGCGATGGCAGCTTGATTGGTATTGGCGCAGTAATACTAAATGGCGCTAGGATTGGTAAGCATTGTTTAGTGGGCGCTGGCGCTTTAGTCACCGAGGGTAAAGAATTTCCCGATGGTTCAATGATTATTGGCTCACCCGCTAAGGCAGTAAAAGAATTGAGCCCAGAGCAAATTGCAGGCATCGGCCAAATTGCTGGTCGCTATGTCAAAAATGCTCAGCGTTATATCCAAACGCTCAAGAAAATTTCCTAA
- a CDS encoding ammonium transporter: MEILKSGSDALFILLGAIMVLAMHAGFAFLELGTVRKKNQVNALVKILVDFAVSTIAYFFIGYSIAYGVNFFSGAELLAEKNGYELVKFFFLLTFAAAIPAIISGGIAERAKFNPQLIATFVLVGFVYPFFEGIAWNQHYGIQVWIKGLTGEEFHDFAGSVVVHAVGGWIALPAVILLGARRGRYTKEGQISAHPPSSIPFLALGAWILAVGWFGFNVMSAQTIDKISGLVALNSLMAMVGGTLAAWVVGRNDPGFTYNGPLAGLVAVCAGSDLMHPMGALVVGLVAGTLFVYMFTLVQNRWKIDDVLGVWPLHGLCGLWGGLAAGIFGAKALGGIGGITFTGQLIGSALGVGIALIGGILVYGTLKAVLGIRMSQEEEYEGADLSVHRISSTPDREPNW; this comes from the coding sequence ATGGAAATCTTGAAATCAGGTAGTGACGCTTTATTCATTTTGCTAGGCGCCATCATGGTGCTTGCCATGCATGCGGGTTTTGCTTTCCTGGAGCTGGGCACAGTTCGTAAGAAAAACCAGGTCAATGCGCTGGTAAAGATTTTGGTTGATTTTGCCGTTTCGACAATCGCTTACTTTTTTATTGGTTACAGCATTGCATACGGCGTGAACTTCTTTTCGGGCGCAGAATTACTTGCCGAAAAAAATGGCTATGAATTAGTGAAGTTTTTCTTCTTACTCACTTTTGCTGCTGCCATTCCCGCAATTATTTCTGGTGGCATTGCTGAGCGCGCTAAATTCAATCCGCAATTGATTGCTACTTTTGTATTGGTTGGATTTGTGTATCCCTTCTTTGAGGGGATTGCGTGGAATCAACACTATGGTATTCAAGTTTGGATCAAAGGTTTAACTGGCGAAGAGTTTCATGATTTTGCTGGCTCTGTAGTGGTGCATGCGGTTGGTGGCTGGATTGCTTTGCCAGCAGTCATTCTTTTAGGTGCGCGTCGTGGTCGCTATACCAAGGAAGGTCAAATCTCAGCACATCCACCTTCAAGCATTCCTTTCTTAGCCTTGGGTGCTTGGATTTTGGCGGTAGGATGGTTTGGTTTTAACGTGATGAGTGCTCAGACCATCGACAAGATTAGTGGCTTAGTTGCTTTGAATTCTCTAATGGCAATGGTTGGCGGAACTCTTGCTGCATGGGTTGTTGGTCGTAATGATCCTGGCTTTACATACAACGGCCCGCTTGCAGGTTTAGTAGCGGTTTGCGCTGGTTCTGACCTAATGCATCCTATGGGTGCCTTGGTGGTCGGTCTAGTTGCTGGCACTCTATTTGTATACATGTTTACCTTGGTACAGAACCGTTGGAAGATTGATGACGTTTTGGGTGTCTGGCCATTGCATGGACTGTGCGGCCTTTGGGGTGGTTTAGCTGCAGGTATTTTTGGCGCTAAGGCGTTGGGCGGCATTGGTGGCATCACTTTTACCGGCCAACTTATTGGTAGCGCCTTGGGCGTTGGTATTGCCTTGATCGGCGGCATCTTAGTCTATGGCACCTTGAAAGCGGTTCTCGGAATCCGGATGTCTCAAGAAGAGGAATATGAAGGCGCTGACTTAAGCGTGCACCGTATTTCTTCAACACCAGATCGCGAACCTAACTGGTAA
- a CDS encoding Rap1a/Tai family immunity protein produces MKKVLVLLAAFAAFSGLAQAQSNAPVKVLSTQELVNVCKLPASPESRSYCVGYSTAIYDTYLATRHPQRAKPFICVKQPAPSRDEVIADFVKFGQENPQTADKPASGVFLGFLAARFPCARK; encoded by the coding sequence ATGAAGAAAGTCCTTGTTTTATTAGCTGCATTTGCCGCATTTTCTGGCCTAGCTCAAGCTCAATCAAATGCCCCTGTTAAGGTATTAAGCACCCAGGAACTGGTAAATGTTTGCAAATTACCAGCAAGCCCAGAATCCCGTAGCTACTGCGTTGGTTATTCCACAGCGATTTATGACACTTATTTAGCAACCCGTCATCCCCAGCGTGCAAAACCATTTATTTGCGTTAAACAACCCGCTCCATCACGTGATGAAGTAATTGCTGATTTTGTGAAATTTGGTCAAGAAAATCCACAAACTGCTGACAAACCAGCTTCAGGTGTTTTCTTGGGCTTCTTGGCAGCACGCTTTCCTTGCGCCAGAAAATAA
- a CDS encoding glycine zipper domain-containing protein, whose protein sequence is MKKIIAITAATLAIAGCSNMSNTEQRTLSGASIGAVAGGVGAAIFHGNPIWGAVGGAAVGAASGYVYDAYKKEQASEYNSGYNAGKNNKPANAPN, encoded by the coding sequence ATGAAAAAAATTATCGCGATTACTGCAGCAACTCTCGCAATTGCTGGTTGCTCAAACATGAGCAACACTGAGCAACGTACATTGTCTGGCGCATCTATCGGCGCAGTTGCCGGTGGTGTAGGCGCTGCTATTTTTCACGGTAACCCAATCTGGGGTGCGGTTGGCGGCGCAGCAGTTGGTGCTGCATCTGGTTATGTATATGACGCGTACAAAAAAGAACAGGCTTCTGAGTACAACTCTGGATATAACGCTGGCAAAAACAATAAGCCTGCAAACGCACCTAACTAA
- a CDS encoding OsmC family protein encodes MRKVVSQFGEGSLQQKLTTGDLQFLADAYTSNGGNGTGPTPHEYLGAALAACTSMTLKMYAGRKSMNLENAIVTVDIERVDDVETFTRDVQLLGNLSAEEKDRLLEIANKCPIHKALAGDIQIKTQLVN; translated from the coding sequence ATGAGAAAAGTAGTGTCACAGTTTGGCGAGGGCTCTTTGCAGCAAAAGTTAACAACTGGCGATTTGCAATTTTTAGCTGATGCATATACCAGCAATGGTGGCAATGGTACTGGGCCAACACCTCATGAATACTTGGGCGCTGCTTTAGCGGCGTGTACGAGCATGACCTTAAAAATGTATGCAGGTCGTAAATCTATGAACTTAGAAAATGCGATTGTGACGGTAGATATCGAGCGAGTAGATGATGTTGAAACGTTTACACGTGATGTTCAGTTACTAGGTAACTTGAGTGCAGAAGAAAAAGATCGCTTACTTGAGATTGCAAACAAGTGCCCAATTCATAAGGCCTTGGCTGGTGATATCCAAATAAAAACCCAGCTTGTAAATTAA
- a CDS encoding rhodanese-like domain-containing protein, translating into MKLKIGYQALIDAAMAQIETISLDQAQKLLSEPNTLFVDIRDIREVEREGMIPNALHAPRGMLEFWVDPDSPYYKPIFGEGKRLVLYCASAWRSALATETLQKMGVPNICHLEGGFHSWKKAELPVSEKASKLHKK; encoded by the coding sequence GTGAAATTGAAGATTGGATACCAAGCGCTTATCGATGCTGCAATGGCCCAGATTGAAACCATTTCATTAGATCAGGCACAAAAATTATTGTCGGAGCCCAATACGCTATTTGTCGATATACGCGATATTAGGGAGGTGGAGCGCGAAGGCATGATTCCTAATGCATTGCATGCACCGCGGGGGATGCTGGAGTTCTGGGTTGATCCGGACAGTCCGTATTACAAACCGATTTTTGGCGAGGGTAAGCGTTTGGTTCTGTATTGTGCGTCAGCATGGCGCTCAGCGCTGGCAACCGAGACTTTGCAAAAAATGGGTGTGCCCAATATCTGTCATTTAGAGGGCGGCTTTCATTCTTGGAAAAAAGCGGAGTTACCGGTCTCTGAAAAGGCTAGCAAGCTGCATAAAAAATAA